ttgcctggagaatcccatggacaagaggagcctggagggctgtagtccttGAGGTccccaaacagtcagacacaagtgagcaaccaATACTCTcacttcagtggcattaagtaatTTCACAGAGTTAGgcaaccatccccaccatccatcttcagaacttttttcattttgaaaaaaatgaaactctgTTGTCATGGAACACGAATTCACTattcctctcccccagcccctggcacttAGCATTATACTGTCCATCTCAATAAATCTGCATCCTCTGGGGATCTCATATAAGTGGAtcacagtggctgtatcattttacattcccactaatggTACACAAGTGTTCttatttctccatattctcaccaaTACTTGATTGTTTATAACCAGCTTTTAAGGTTTTGTGAGCCTGAGGTAgctatctattgctgtgtaacaaactgcCCCAAAACCTACTGCTGTGTGACAACTGCCCCAAAACTTAAGACAACAAGAATTTACTGTCTGACAgtttatcagggcttccctggtggcttaccaatgaagaatctacctgcaatgcaggagacacaagagaaaaagtgtttgattcctgggtcgggaagatccccagaggaagaaatggccactcactccagtattcttgcctgggaaatcccatggacagagaaacctggtgggctatagtccatagggtcacaaagagtcagactcgacagAAACTTGAGCACACATGCAGTTTCTCAGGGTCAGGAATCCGTCAGAGTGGCTACAATGAGTGGTTCAAAAGTTTCCCTTCCCTGGACCCCAACAACCATTGAGTTGCTTTCTATCACTGTCTATAGATTAGCTTGCAGTTTCCAGGAGGTTGTATGAATGGGACCACACAGGGCATTCTCAAGCTCTCTATATGAACAAATGTGATGGGGACAAGGTGGGGCAGAGGGAGCCAGTTCCTTGGGATGGGATAGTGGGTAGCTAAAAGTCTGGAGAGATTGGGCTTGGGAGCAGAGAGCCCAGTGTTTCTGTGGGGTCGAtgtggtcttttattttttaattaattgatttggctgcactgggtctcagttgcagcacataggatcttcaGTCTGTGTTGCGACACGCAGAacctttagttgcagcaggcgaacccttagttgcagcatgtggggtctagttccctgggttgggagggtagccactggaccaccagggaagtccccaatgtGGTTTTGAGTATAAGCGGAGGTGCAGGAGGGCACCTGACACTGTGCCCCAGCTCAGGGCGGCTGAAGATGGCCATCTCCCTCTTCATGCTTCTATCCCCTCCATGCCACAATCCCCTATCAAGATACTCCAGGTGGCCCCTGCACCAGTTGGCAAGTCACCAAAATGACACCTCTACTCCCTCAGGCTGGGCCGGGAAACCTCGAACGGAATTTCTTCAGCTCCTTCATGCACCAGTTTTGACACctccagcccccccccccccaataatcTCATCTTCTCAAAGCCTGGCTCTATCCGGAAGCCTTTGCTGACTTGACTTTATGTGACCTGGGAGGGTATGGAGAGCGGGGGTGCGCTGCCCTGTAGAAGGTTGGGTCACCTCTCACAGTCTcggtctctctctcccccttattcttttttcctctcttcccccaAATCGGGGGCTACCCCTACTTTCCCAGGGCTTCATTCTCCCACCAGTCCCCCGAGCTCCACGAGATAGGAGGTTTCCTGGGGTCTGTGAAAAAGCTTTGGGTAAAAGAGAGGTGGAAGCCCCAGGAAACCTGGGTCTGGGGGCAGCCTCTGCGGTAGCGAAGGCGAAGACTGGGCCAGGGACATCGAGAGGCCGGATTGGCGAACTGGGCACGAGGCGCGATGGTCCCGCCCCCTGGTTGCCAGGGCCCAGCCTATCCGCGTTCAGGCGGGCCTCGGGTCTCCAGGTGGTTGGGTGGGGGCCTGGGCAGGTGTGTGCGGCAGCGGCTGGGGAAGAGGGGGTTAGACTGGATCGGAGACCCCAAGGGATTACCCCCAGTCCCCGAAGCCTCTCCGGTTGGGTGTCTGAGGTGCTCAGGCGCAGCCGCAGAGAAGCCGCCTCTACATCCCACgcgctcccccctccccactcaaTTCCGCGCGCTCCCGCCTGCGCCTTCCCGGTCTACATCCAGCGCACGCGCCCCCTTCTACCCCGCCCGCCGCCAAGGGCCGGGCCCGCCTCAccgcgccgccgcccgccgccccctcccctcgcCTGGCCTCCGCAGCCACCGCCGCGGCGCTCCCACCCGGCCCCACCCCAGGGGATCCAGCGTGGAGCGGAGGGAGACCGAAGCCCGAGGTGAGCAGTGGCGCGAGCAGGTGGAAGGGCGATGCGGACCAGGGCCCAGCGGGCGCAGGGGGACGGGCTCGGAACGCGGCTCTTTGTCTCCGCAAGCCCGTGCGCGGGCAGCCGGGACCGCTCCTCCTCCCGGCAGGTGCCGGCATCTCTCCCGGAGGCCCGGGACTGCTCTGGGGGCTGGCGAGGGGATCCGGGCGTGTGCTCATCCCTTCATCTGGAACCTGTGGCAGCTCCCTGGCCCGACGCTGGTGGTCAAGACCCTGAGAGGGCGAGGGGTAGGTGGGTTGATCTCTGGTCCTGAGAGGGAGCAGAGGCAGGCGTGGCCTGGAGGAAAGGCGATAAGGACGAGGCTTGGGGACCACCGTGAGCAGCTGCGCTGGTGAGTGGTGGGTGGGTGGAAGGAAGTGGATCCAAGCAGAGGTTTGGGCGCCCATGGTTGGTGACGcaggagaaggagcagagagGTTCCAGGACCCAGAGCCTTGCAGGCAGCATAGCGATCCAGGACCTGGGATGCTGATTAATCTGTTTCTTCGTCAGGTGCTGGATGGACAAGAGGGACAAGTCCAGGGCAGCGGCCGCTGGTCGCCCGCCCGCTTCTCGCCCTCCCGGCCTTCCAATCCCCAAGCCCGCAGGGTCTCCACGACCCCCTCCTCCAGTAACCAGCGCGGCTCTCCGAGTTCtgggagcagcagcagccgcagggCGAGGGCCCCTGGCAGAGCGAACCGGGGGCATCCGGGGAGCCGCTCTCCCGGAGGTTACTCCCCAGGTGGGACCAACGAGGAGCTCTGGGACGGGCCCCCGGAGCCCAGGTACTTCAGCCTCTTTCCCTGATTCTGACCCCATCTTGCCTCCCCTCCTCTGAGGCACCAGCTTTTCCTTGATATCTGGGGCACCTGCATTGACTCGGCCTTCTCCCCACAGCCTCCAGGCCCCCAGCAGCTGGGAGAGGGGAGCGGGCCCCTGCCAGGACCCCAGGCTCAGGCTGTATCTCTAGCCCTGGGCATGCCAGCGCGCCCACCAGGTAAcacacccgcccccaccccctagTCCCTTAGGCAAGGGTTAGTGTCTCCATCTGGAAGCCTTTAATTAAAGTGTGTGGGAGCACTTGCTAATCACTGGGCGCAAATTGGTGAAAGCTGTTATTGGCTGGCAGAGAGAGCAtatgccccattttacagatggggaaatgtaGACTTGGGAGAGGAAATAGGAGCTGGAGCTCTGCCCTGATCGCAGGCCCTCCTGTCCCCAGACCAGGCCTTCTTGGGCAGAAGGGGCTCCGTCCCCCAGCTGAGGAACCTGCAGCCAGAGGAAAAGCCACAGATTCACCCAGAAGGAGCACCCTTAGTACTGGGGCACGGAGAGGTATGTAACTTGGGGGAGGAACCAGAGGGGTTCCTGAGCTGTGAAGTATTGGTGACCTTCGGCCTTCTGTTTTGTCCCCAGACTCTTCTGGGTCCACCCCAGCCATCCCCTCCCCGGTCAATTCCTGTCGGCCCCGGGCTGCGGGCGCTGAGGTGGGTGTCCCTCGGGCAGCTCCAAGTGCCCGGCTCCGGCCCCCGACGACTGAGGCTTCCAAGAAGTCAGTGAGCAGCGCCCCAGAGCGAAGCGCGGCGGAGCCGAGCCCTGCCTCCAGGAGGCGACCCAGCGCCGGCGGGAGCCTCCAGAGGCCAACCTCACGCCCCCTGGGCTCTAGCGTCACCCCTGTATCCTCCCCAGTCCGCTCTGGAGCCTCCCGGGCTGGAGCACCCCGGGCTCTTGTTCAGCCCAAGTCGAAAGGACTGCAGACTCTTCGCGCCCCGCAGGCCACATCCCCCAGGAAGGGCGCAGCCCCAGTGAGGggcctttctcctcctctggccAAATCCTCTCTACCTTGTCCTACCGCACCGCCTCCGCGTGTCCCAACCACTCCCTGTCGGGACGCACTTCCTCCTTCTCCACCGACCACGCCCCCTTCCCAGGCCCTCAGCCGGTCTTTGACCACGCCCCATCCACTAGCCCCTCCCTCTCCGGCTCCGCCCTCTCTGCTGACCCTCCCCTCTCCACCGGCCACACCTCCTTTGCAGGCTCCACCCACACACCTGGGTACATCTTTTCCAGAGGGGTCCGCCTCTCCCTTGGACATGGCCCCTCTTCTGGCATCAGTCCCTCCATCAGTTTCACCTGCTCTGCATAGTGTACTCCCCACCGAGGCGTCTTTGACTTTACCTCCTTTTccacctctcccctctcccttagCCACACCGCCTTCCGCAAGTCCTCTACCACCAGCCGCTGCCCCCCTACAAGCCCCTCAGTCTCAGGCAGCATCTGTGAGGAACCTGCCCTCTCCCCTAGCCACACCCCCTCCTCAGGCTCCTTCCGCTCTGGCCACGCCCCCTCCGCAGGCCAGTCCTGTGTCTCCACCTCTTCAGGCCACGCCCTATACACTGGACACGCCTCCCACACCCCCTCCACAGGCCACACCCTCTCAGACCACACTCTCTCTTCAGGGTCCTCCTCGTTCAGAGTCTCCCTCTCCCCTGGTCAGGCCCCTGCTACAGACTCCACCTCCTCTGGCTACTTCCCCTCGACAGGCCGCTCCTATACAGACACCATCTCTAGCCTCACCACCTCTGCGGACGACCCCTCCTCCGCTGGCCGTGCCTCATCCGCACTCTCCACCTTCTCTGACCACGCCTCCTGTACAGGCCACTCCCCCTCATCAGAGCCTGCCTCCTCTGCTGGCTCCACCTTCTCTGGCCTCACCTCCTTTGCaggccccaccctctcctccccctgcttCATCTCTGCATGATCCTCCCTCTCTTCGGGCTCAGCCCCCACAGAGGGGTCTACCTTCTCTGGCCTCGTCTCCTCTTCAGGCCCCCACTTCTCCCCCTGCTTCACCCCCTCTGCAAGACTCTCCCTCTCCCCTGGCCACACCTCCTCCGCGGGCTCTACCTTCTCTGAGCACGCCCCCTTTACAGgccgctcctcctcctccaagccTGCCTCCTCTGCAGGCTCCACCTTCTCTGGCCTTGCCCCCTCTTCAggcccctccttctccccctgctTCACCCCCTCTGCAAGACTCTCCCTTTCCCCTGGCCACACTCCCTCCGCGGGATCCGCCTTCTTTGAGCACGCCCCCTTTACAGGCCACTCCTCCTCTGAGCCTGCCTCCTCTGCAGGCTCCACCTT
This genomic window from Cervus canadensis isolate Bull #8, Minnesota chromosome 4, ASM1932006v1, whole genome shotgun sequence contains:
- the PRR36 gene encoding proline-rich protein 36 isoform X1 codes for the protein MLGLRWEVLTARCWMDKRDKSRAAAAGRPPASRPPGLPIPKPAGSPRPPPPVTSAALRVLGAAAAAGRGPLAERTGGIRGAALPEVTPQVGPTRSSGTGPRSPASRPPAAGRGERAPARTPGSGCISSPGHASAPTRPGLLGQKGLRPPAEEPAARGKATDSPRRSTLSTGARRDSSGSTPAIPSPVNSCRPRAAGAEVGVPRAAPSARLRPPTTEASKKSVSSAPERSAAEPSPASRRRPSAGGSLQRPTSRPLGSSVTPVSSPVRSGASRAGAPRALVQPKSKGLQTLRAPQATSPRKGAAPVRGLSPPLAKSSLPCPTAPPPRVPTTPCRDALPPSPPTTPPSQALSRSLTTPHPLAPPSPAPPSLLTLPSPPATPPLQAPPTHLGTSFPEGSASPLDMAPLLASVPPSVSPALHSVLPTEASLTLPPFPPLPSPLATPPSASPLPPAAAPLQAPQSQAASVRNLPSPLATPPPQAPSALATPPPQASPVSPPLQATPYTLDTPPTPPPQATPSQTTLSLQGPPRSESPSPLVRPLLQTPPPLATSPRQAAPIQTPSLASPPLRTTPPPLAVPHPHSPPSLTTPPVQATPPHQSLPPLLAPPSLASPPLQAPPSPPPASSLHDPPSLRAQPPQRGLPSLASSPLQAPTSPPASPPLQDSPSPLATPPPRALPSLSTPPLQAAPPPPSLPPLQAPPSLALPPLQAPPSPPASPPLQDSPFPLATLPPRDPPSLSTPPLQATPPLSLPPLQAPPSLASLPMQGVPSPSASSPLQDPPSSLITPPPRAPPSLALPTLQTPPSPPASPPLQAPRRPPTPGPDAPISGPRLTLALAPAPPPPPSRSPSSTLSGPDLAGHSSSATSTPEELRGYDSGPEGGAAASPPADAELAACHPAAWSRGSAPPLAIRSTPGAPLPWSPASGSGSADGLCTIYEAEGPESASPATDALDPGPGPGAGGGKAAAGAAAGAASRGAKPARLGELPLGALQASVVQHLLSRTLLLAATEEAAGGSGGPGGAGGGGSAGGARTALSDAELGRWAELLSPLDESRASITSVTSFSPDDVASPQGDWTVVEVETFH
- the PRR36 gene encoding proline-rich protein 36 isoform X2 — its product is MDKRDKSRAAAAGRPPASRPPGLPIPKPAGSPRPPPPVTSAALRVLGAAAAAGRGPLAERTGGIRGAALPEVTPQVGPTRSSGTGPRSPASRPPAAGRGERAPARTPGSGCISSPGHASAPTRPGLLGQKGLRPPAEEPAARGKATDSPRRSTLSTGARRDSSGSTPAIPSPVNSCRPRAAGAEVGVPRAAPSARLRPPTTEASKKSVSSAPERSAAEPSPASRRRPSAGGSLQRPTSRPLGSSVTPVSSPVRSGASRAGAPRALVQPKSKGLQTLRAPQATSPRKGAAPVRGLSPPLAKSSLPCPTAPPPRVPTTPCRDALPPSPPTTPPSQALSRSLTTPHPLAPPSPAPPSLLTLPSPPATPPLQAPPTHLGTSFPEGSASPLDMAPLLASVPPSVSPALHSVLPTEASLTLPPFPPLPSPLATPPSASPLPPAAAPLQAPQSQAASVRNLPSPLATPPPQAPSALATPPPQASPVSPPLQATPYTLDTPPTPPPQATPSQTTLSLQGPPRSESPSPLVRPLLQTPPPLATSPRQAAPIQTPSLASPPLRTTPPPLAVPHPHSPPSLTTPPVQATPPHQSLPPLLAPPSLASPPLQAPPSPPPASSLHDPPSLRAQPPQRGLPSLASSPLQAPTSPPASPPLQDSPSPLATPPPRALPSLSTPPLQAAPPPPSLPPLQAPPSLALPPLQAPPSPPASPPLQDSPFPLATLPPRDPPSLSTPPLQATPPLSLPPLQAPPSLASLPMQGVPSPSASSPLQDPPSSLITPPPRAPPSLALPTLQTPPSPPASPPLQAPRRPPTPGPDAPISGPRLTLALAPAPPPPPSRSPSSTLSGPDLAGHSSSATSTPEELRGYDSGPEGGAAASPPADAELAACHPAAWSRGSAPPLAIRSTPGAPLPWSPASGSGSADGLCTIYEAEGPESASPATDALDPGPGPGAGGGKAAAGAAAGAASRGAKPARLGELPLGALQASVVQHLLSRTLLLAATEEAAGGSGGPGGAGGGGSAGGARTALSDAELGRWAELLSPLDESRASITSVTSFSPDDVASPQGDWTVVEVETFH